In Methanonatronarchaeum sp. AMET-Sl, one genomic interval encodes:
- the cas5 gene encoding CRISPR-associated protein Cas5, translated as MELITLEIESRFGSFTKPTSTTGGLLTYKIPPKPTIKGIIGAISGFSFKETHKYFKNLKVGVKPISEIKTKTTTFNSHYGNPRGRMVNIKQEVLIEPHYQIFIDFSKIRKNEKAIKKITKNFKETFNSPPNSLYEAINKICQAKKTYYFPYMGRNNFPLEFNSLNIDLERIDKPINEEMKTNSVIPKEICSDFRIQEIQKETGDFGLNLSLPQNLKIHILKDLPIDQKINREYSELKDFILAPPSENIELNIKPKQPQKRYNFLKTPKNKLITLY; from the coding sequence ATGGAGCTAATAACGCTTGAGATTGAAAGCCGTTTCGGATCTTTTACAAAACCAACCTCAACAACAGGCGGGCTATTAACCTACAAAATACCTCCAAAACCAACAATAAAAGGAATAATAGGAGCCATATCAGGATTCAGCTTTAAAGAAACCCATAAATACTTTAAAAACTTAAAAGTTGGAGTTAAACCTATTTCAGAGATAAAAACTAAAACAACCACATTCAACAGCCATTATGGAAACCCAAGGGGCCGAATGGTAAACATCAAACAAGAAGTATTGATCGAACCACATTACCAAATATTCATAGATTTCTCAAAAATAAGAAAAAATGAAAAAGCTATCAAAAAAATAACCAAAAACTTCAAAGAAACATTTAATAGCCCCCCCAATTCACTCTATGAAGCAATCAACAAGATATGCCAAGCTAAAAAGACATACTACTTTCCATATATGGGTAGAAACAACTTTCCTTTAGAATTTAACTCACTCAATATAGACCTCGAAAGGATAGATAAACCAATCAATGAAGAAATGAAAACAAACTCAGTAATACCAAAAGAAATCTGCAGTGACTTTAGAATTCAAGAAATACAAAAAGAAACAGGGGATTTCGGGCTTAATCTCTCCCTTCCCCAAAACCTAAAGATACATATATTAAAAGACCTGCCGATCGACCAAAAAATCAATAGAGAATATAGTGAACTAAAAGATTTCATATTAGCTCCACCCTCAGAAAACATAGAACTAAACATCAAACCAAAACAACCACAAAAACGATATAACTTTCTCAAAACACCTAAAAACAAGCTAATAACCCTATATTAA